A window of Geminocystis sp. M7585_C2015_104 contains these coding sequences:
- the hoxU gene encoding bidirectional hydrogenase complex protein HoxU, giving the protein MSVVTLKIDNVDVAIEAGSTILQAAKEAGIKIPTLCYLEGVSAVGACRLCLVEIKGSDRLHASCVTTVSEGMEVFTQTAKLKEYRKMLVELLFAEGNHICAFCVSNGNCELQDVAIEVGMDHTRFNYRFPERDVDLSHPLFGIDHNRCILCTRCVRVCAEIEGAHVWNVAFRGAAAKIISGLNQPWGEVSSCTSCGKCVEACPTGSIFRKGVTTAEMKKHPDYIEFLHTAREEHQWTR; this is encoded by the coding sequence ATGTCTGTAGTAACCCTGAAAATTGACAACGTGGACGTAGCCATAGAAGCCGGCAGCACCATCCTTCAGGCAGCCAAGGAGGCAGGCATAAAGATACCCACCCTTTGTTACCTGGAAGGGGTTTCTGCGGTAGGCGCCTGTCGTCTCTGTTTGGTGGAAATAAAGGGCAGTGACAGACTCCACGCCAGTTGTGTCACCACCGTTAGTGAGGGCATGGAAGTGTTTACCCAGACGGCAAAGCTAAAAGAATACCGCAAGATGCTGGTGGAACTCCTCTTCGCCGAGGGGAATCACATCTGTGCCTTCTGTGTCTCCAATGGCAACTGTGAACTCCAAGACGTAGCCATAGAAGTGGGAATGGATCACACCCGGTTTAACTATCGCTTCCCCGAAAGGGATGTAGACTTGTCCCATCCCCTCTTTGGTATAGATCACAACCGTTGTATCTTGTGTACTCGCTGTGTCCGCGTGTGTGCCGAAATTGAAGGAGCCCACGTCTGGAATGTGGCCTTCAGAGGAGCCGCCGCCAAGATTATCAGTGGCCTCAACCAACCCTGGGGAGAAGTATCCTCTTGTACCTCTTGTGGTAAATGTGTAGAAGCTTGTCCTACTGGTAGTATCTTCCGCAAAGGTGTTACCACCGCGGAAATGAAAAAACACCCAGACTACATCGAATTCCTACACACTGCTAGGGAGGAACACCAATGGACAAGATAA
- a CDS encoding oxidoreductase, which yields MDKIRFATVWLAGCSGCHMSFLDLDELLFDLADAVEVVYSPVGSDIKPYP from the coding sequence ATGGACAAGATAAGATTCGCTACTGTCTGGTTGGCGGGATGTTCTGGTTGTCACATGTCCTTTTTGGACTTGGACGAGTTATTGTTTGACCTGGCAGACGCAGTAGAGGTAGTATATAGTCCTGTGGGCAGTGACATCAAACCCTATCCC